In one Brevibacterium sp. CBA3109 genomic region, the following are encoded:
- a CDS encoding FAD-linked oxidase C-terminal domain-containing protein: MSRIDSVLTRIEPHLPPKAIVIDENERKTYECDGLAVHRTVPALVIRVTSTAEVALTVRACHEFDVPFVARGSGTGLSGGAQPHAEGVLIVMSTMRDILDIDPLAQRAIVQPGVINLTLSTEANPHGYYFAPDPSSQSVCSIGGNVAENSGGAHCLKYGFTTNHVTGLTLVTAQGDIVEIGGQAPEYPGYDLLGVLCGSEGTLGIVTEVTVRLTRLPEAVETLLIGFESTDAAGEAVSDIISAGIMPAAIEMMDALAIEAAEKAVACNYPDGAGAVLVVELDGPAIDVDLERETVIARAKDHGAGEVRVAVDDVERGLIWKGRKSAFAAVGRISPDYIVQDGVIPRSRLGPVLASISMIAEECGVRVANVFHAGDGNLHPLVLFDGSVEGQTELAETASGRILDLCLSEGGSITGEHGVGSDKAKFMPRMFTHEDLDTMQVLRCAFDPDYLSNPGKIFPTPRLCGEPPRRTSGEHPLQAAGKAELF; this comes from the coding sequence ATGAGCAGAATCGACTCGGTTCTCACACGGATCGAACCGCATTTGCCACCAAAGGCGATCGTCATCGACGAGAACGAACGCAAAACGTATGAGTGCGATGGTCTGGCCGTGCACAGGACCGTGCCCGCGCTGGTCATCCGTGTCACCTCCACCGCCGAGGTGGCCCTGACCGTGCGTGCCTGCCATGAGTTCGACGTCCCCTTCGTCGCCCGCGGTTCGGGCACCGGGCTCTCCGGTGGGGCCCAACCGCACGCAGAGGGTGTGCTCATCGTCATGTCGACGATGAGGGACATCCTCGACATCGACCCGCTGGCCCAGCGCGCGATCGTGCAGCCAGGGGTCATCAACCTCACGCTGTCCACCGAGGCCAACCCGCACGGCTACTACTTCGCCCCGGACCCCTCGAGTCAGAGCGTGTGCTCGATCGGCGGGAATGTCGCTGAGAACTCCGGCGGTGCCCACTGCCTGAAATACGGTTTCACCACCAATCACGTCACCGGTCTCACTCTCGTCACCGCCCAGGGTGACATCGTCGAGATCGGGGGGCAGGCTCCCGAATACCCGGGCTATGACCTCCTCGGCGTGCTCTGCGGATCCGAGGGGACTCTTGGCATCGTCACCGAGGTGACGGTGCGGCTGACCCGACTGCCTGAAGCGGTGGAGACGCTGCTCATCGGGTTCGAGTCGACCGATGCGGCGGGGGAGGCGGTCAGTGACATCATCTCTGCGGGAATCATGCCCGCCGCCATCGAGATGATGGACGCGCTGGCCATCGAGGCCGCAGAGAAGGCCGTGGCGTGTAACTATCCCGACGGTGCCGGTGCCGTCCTCGTCGTCGAACTCGATGGGCCGGCCATTGACGTCGATCTCGAGCGGGAGACGGTCATCGCCCGGGCGAAGGACCACGGTGCTGGTGAGGTGCGCGTCGCCGTCGACGATGTCGAACGCGGTCTGATCTGGAAGGGCCGGAAATCAGCCTTCGCGGCGGTCGGCCGGATCAGCCCCGACTACATCGTCCAGGACGGAGTGATCCCACGCTCCAGACTCGGGCCCGTGCTGGCTTCGATCTCCATGATCGCGGAGGAATGCGGTGTACGAGTCGCCAACGTCTTCCACGCCGGAGACGGCAATCTGCATCCGCTTGTGCTCTTCGACGGCAGCGTCGAGGGCCAGACCGAATTGGCGGAGACCGCTTCGGGTCGGATCCTTGACCTGTGCCTGAGTGAAGGCGGTTCGATCACCGGGGAGCATGGGGTCGGATCCGACAAAGCCAAATTCATGCCGCGAATGTTCACGCATGAGGACTTGGACACGATGCAGGTTCTGCGCTGCGCGTTCGACCCGGACTATCTGTCCAACCCGGGAAAGATCTTCCCGACACCACGGCTGTGCGGGGAACCGCCTCGGCGAACATCGGGGGAGCACCCACTCCAAGCAGCCGGAAAGGCGGAGCTGTTTTGA
- the aceB gene encoding malate synthase A gives MTAHIENLDIPAGMEITGELPDGAEKVLTPKALELIVELNRKFNGDRLERLEARKERQAQIAAGADLDFLPETAEIRNDPSWQVAPPAPGLEDRRVEMTGPTYKKMTINALNSGAKVWLADQEDANTPEWGSVIGGQVNLLDSLNREIDFTSPEGKSYTLAPDEELPTIVVRPRGWHMPEKHILVDGEETSGSLVDFALYFATAGQLQIEKGKGPYFYLPKMESHLEARLWNQVFDHAEDSFDLARGTIRATVLIETYPAAFEMEEILYELREHSSGLNAGRWDYIFSVIKNFRARGSDFLLPDRSDVTMTVPFMRAYTELLVHTCHKRGAHAIGGMSAFVPSKDPDENEAAFNKVREDKSREAGKGFDGSWVAHPGMVALCKEVFTETLGDNANQIENKRDDVSVSAAELLDVKSTPGSMTEKGLRTNVSVGIQYLRAWLEGNGAVAINGLMEDAATAEISRSQVWQWMDAGVELDTGVTVTADFVRQVVTEEVAKLPGEESDWKDATDTFLSVAVADEYVDFLTLPAYARMP, from the coding sequence ATGACTGCTCATATTGAGAATCTGGACATTCCAGCAGGCATGGAGATCACCGGCGAACTGCCGGACGGGGCAGAGAAGGTGCTCACCCCGAAGGCCCTCGAACTCATCGTCGAGCTGAACCGGAAGTTCAACGGGGACCGCCTCGAACGGCTGGAGGCCCGCAAGGAGCGCCAGGCTCAGATTGCCGCCGGTGCCGACCTCGACTTCCTCCCCGAGACCGCCGAGATCCGCAATGATCCCAGCTGGCAGGTCGCACCGCCGGCACCGGGCCTCGAGGACCGGCGCGTGGAGATGACCGGGCCGACGTACAAGAAGATGACGATCAATGCCCTGAACTCCGGGGCCAAGGTCTGGCTGGCCGACCAGGAGGATGCGAACACCCCGGAATGGGGCTCGGTCATCGGCGGACAGGTCAACCTGCTTGACTCGTTGAACCGTGAGATCGACTTCACCTCACCCGAGGGCAAGTCCTACACCCTGGCTCCCGACGAGGAGCTGCCGACCATCGTCGTCCGCCCCCGCGGCTGGCACATGCCGGAGAAGCACATCCTCGTCGACGGTGAAGAGACCTCGGGTTCCCTCGTGGACTTCGCGCTCTACTTCGCCACCGCCGGGCAGCTCCAGATCGAGAAGGGCAAGGGTCCCTACTTCTACCTGCCGAAGATGGAGTCCCACCTCGAGGCGCGCCTGTGGAACCAGGTCTTCGACCATGCCGAGGACTCTTTCGACCTGGCGCGGGGCACCATCCGTGCCACCGTGCTCATCGAAACCTACCCAGCGGCCTTCGAGATGGAGGAGATCCTCTACGAACTGCGCGAGCACTCCTCGGGACTCAACGCCGGCCGCTGGGACTACATCTTCTCCGTGATCAAGAACTTCCGCGCCCGCGGCTCCGACTTCCTGCTGCCCGACCGCTCGGATGTCACGATGACGGTGCCGTTCATGCGCGCCTACACCGAGCTCCTCGTGCACACCTGCCACAAGCGCGGCGCACACGCGATCGGAGGCATGTCCGCTTTCGTTCCCTCGAAGGATCCTGACGAGAACGAAGCCGCCTTCAACAAGGTCCGCGAGGACAAGTCCCGCGAGGCCGGCAAGGGCTTCGACGGCTCCTGGGTGGCTCACCCCGGCATGGTCGCCCTGTGCAAGGAGGTCTTCACCGAGACGCTGGGAGACAACGCGAACCAGATTGAGAACAAGCGCGATGACGTCTCCGTGTCCGCCGCTGAGCTCCTCGACGTCAAGTCGACCCCGGGGTCGATGACAGAGAAGGGTCTGCGGACCAATGTCTCAGTGGGCATCCAGTACCTGCGCGCCTGGCTCGAAGGCAACGGTGCTGTGGCCATCAACGGACTCATGGAGGACGCCGCGACCGCGGAGATCTCACGCTCCCAGGTCTGGCAGTGGATGGACGCCGGAGTCGAACTCGACACCGGAGTCACCGTCACCGCTGACTTCGTGCGCCAGGTCGTGACCGAAGAGGTTGCGAAGCTCCCGGGCGAGGAGTCGGACTGGAAGGATGCCACTGACACGTTCCTGTCCGTGGCCGTCGCCGATGAGTACGTTGACTTCCTGACACTGCCGGCCTACGCGCGCATGCCCTGA
- a CDS encoding L-lactate permease, with protein sequence MHISSNASLEVRLSKPLTIPQPTNDDEARYFVCGVEPVTAHPLVAGVGLALLDQAATTLRIGITMDNLAVAALLALTPILLAGILLIGFRWPAKYAMPIGLVAAALVANFAWQIEWVTIGASIVQGLLVAIGLLWIVFGALLLLATVTRSGAIETIRAGFISISPDRRIQVIIIAWLFGSFIEGAAGFGTPAAVVAPLLLALGFPAIAAVLAGLIIQSTPVSFGAVGTPMLVGIGEGLAKEDGTMSTGVAERAAQLGLNQSEFIAHTATQVALIHAICGILIPLLLACLMTGFFGANRRFADGLAVAPFAIFSALAMVVPYLIVAKLLGPEFPALLGGLIGLAIVVTTSKLGFLMPKKIWDFAPRENWPAHWMGTVDPNKEKAHLTKRMSLVRAWSPYLIVVICLLLTRNIPAVKEFLTGPAVIKVEGIFGTPINQNLDLLYSPGAIFVLACALTYLIHRMSGKQILGSWQIAGSQIASAAVALLCSLPLVRVFINSGADYNNAGLDSMPVTLAEAAASTVGDAWPLLAPFVGALGAFVAGSNTVSNVMFSQFQFSTGVAIGASSPETVVAAQAVGGAAGNMVAVHNVVAASATVGLVGREGELIRRTSIPMLVYSLAAGALAFIGINGIGMNAGTVVFSAVIVGLLVAVVVASRSPGKPLVVAGTTADRPITS encoded by the coding sequence ATGCACATCTCGTCAAACGCTTCCCTCGAGGTGAGACTGTCCAAGCCCTTGACGATTCCACAGCCGACCAACGACGATGAGGCCAGGTACTTCGTTTGCGGAGTCGAGCCGGTGACTGCCCACCCCCTGGTGGCAGGCGTGGGACTCGCGCTCCTCGACCAAGCGGCAACGACGCTGCGGATCGGAATCACGATGGACAACCTCGCTGTAGCCGCGCTGCTTGCGCTCACACCCATCCTCTTGGCGGGAATCCTGCTCATCGGCTTTCGCTGGCCTGCCAAATACGCGATGCCGATCGGTCTGGTGGCGGCCGCTCTCGTCGCCAACTTCGCCTGGCAGATCGAGTGGGTGACGATCGGCGCCTCCATCGTTCAGGGCCTGCTGGTGGCGATCGGCCTGCTCTGGATCGTCTTCGGTGCTCTGCTCCTGTTGGCTACGGTCACTCGCTCGGGCGCCATCGAGACCATTCGGGCCGGCTTCATCTCGATCTCGCCCGACCGACGCATCCAGGTCATCATCATCGCCTGGCTCTTCGGCTCCTTCATCGAAGGCGCAGCCGGTTTCGGCACACCCGCCGCCGTCGTCGCCCCACTCCTGCTCGCACTCGGCTTCCCTGCGATCGCAGCGGTCCTCGCCGGACTCATCATCCAGTCGACTCCCGTGAGCTTCGGCGCCGTCGGCACTCCTATGCTCGTGGGCATCGGTGAGGGTCTGGCCAAGGAGGATGGGACCATGTCCACCGGCGTCGCGGAACGCGCCGCTCAGCTCGGGCTCAACCAATCCGAATTCATCGCCCACACGGCCACTCAGGTCGCACTCATCCATGCCATCTGCGGAATCCTGATCCCACTGCTGCTCGCCTGCCTGATGACCGGATTCTTCGGCGCGAACAGACGATTCGCCGATGGTCTTGCCGTGGCGCCCTTCGCCATCTTCTCGGCGCTGGCCATGGTCGTGCCCTACCTCATCGTGGCCAAACTGCTCGGACCCGAGTTCCCCGCCCTGCTGGGCGGTCTCATCGGCTTGGCCATCGTCGTCACGACGAGCAAGCTCGGCTTCCTCATGCCGAAGAAGATCTGGGACTTCGCGCCGCGTGAGAACTGGCCCGCGCACTGGATGGGCACGGTCGACCCCAACAAGGAGAAGGCACACCTGACGAAGAGGATGTCTCTGGTCAGAGCCTGGTCGCCCTACCTCATCGTCGTCATCTGCCTGCTCCTCACGCGCAACATTCCCGCCGTCAAGGAGTTCCTCACCGGTCCTGCCGTCATCAAGGTCGAGGGGATCTTCGGCACTCCGATCAATCAGAACCTCGATCTGCTCTACTCCCCCGGCGCCATCTTCGTCCTCGCCTGCGCGCTCACCTACCTCATCCACCGGATGAGCGGGAAGCAGATCCTCGGGTCGTGGCAGATCGCCGGCTCCCAGATCGCCAGTGCCGCGGTAGCGCTGCTGTGCTCACTGCCGCTCGTTCGCGTATTCATCAACTCCGGAGCCGACTACAACAATGCCGGCCTCGATTCGATGCCGGTCACCCTCGCCGAGGCGGCCGCGAGCACCGTCGGAGACGCCTGGCCCCTCCTCGCCCCGTTCGTCGGTGCCCTGGGTGCCTTCGTCGCCGGCTCCAACACGGTCTCGAACGTCATGTTCTCGCAGTTCCAGTTCTCCACCGGAGTGGCCATCGGTGCCTCGAGCCCGGAGACGGTGGTCGCCGCGCAGGCCGTGGGCGGCGCGGCCGGGAACATGGTCGCCGTCCACAACGTCGTGGCCGCTTCGGCGACCGTCGGCCTCGTCGGGCGCGAGGGCGAGCTCATCCGGCGCACTTCGATCCCGATGCTCGTGTACTCGCTGGCTGCCGGCGCCCTGGCCTTCATCGGCATCAACGGCATCGGGATGAATGCCGGCACCGTGGTCTTCTCCGCGGTCATCGTCGGTCTCCTCGTGGCAGTCGTCGTCGCCTCCCGATCGCCGGGCAAGCCGCTCGTCGTTGCCGGCACGACTGCCGACCGGCCCATCACGTCGTAG
- a CDS encoding ribonuclease J: MDPEAVRIVALGGLGEVGRNMTVFEYHGKLLIVDCGVLFPEEDQPGVDLILPDFSYLDDRLDDIIGLVLTHGHEDHIGAVPYLLRRKADIPILGSKLTIALIEAKLKEHRIKPITRVVKEDDLDQLGPFDLEFVAVNHSIPDALAVFIRTGAGNILHTGDFKMDQLPLDGRITDLRAFARLGEEGVDLFMTDSTNAEVPGFTALEKDIGPVLENLFGHAERRIIVASFSSHIHRVQQVLNAADAHGRKVALVGRSMVRNMKIAEDLGYLKVPRGALIDIKEVDKLPDDQVVLMCTGSQGEPMAALSRMANRSHRVEVGDGDTVILASSLIPGNENSVFKVINGLMKLGANVISKADAKVHVSGHASGGELLYCYNIVKPRGVMPVHGEWRHMLANARHAEATGVNPDNIVLADDGWVVDLKDGHAEVVGAVDCNFVFVDGSSVGEITEADLKDRLVLSGEGFVTIFMAVNSQSKSLIAGPEIHARGVAESDSVFDSIMPKVTKAVEDALKDGNADQYQLQQVVRRTVGRWASSKLRRKPMIVPMVVIV, encoded by the coding sequence ATGGACCCAGAAGCGGTCCGCATCGTCGCGCTCGGCGGCCTCGGCGAAGTCGGCCGCAACATGACCGTGTTCGAGTACCACGGCAAGCTGCTCATCGTCGACTGCGGCGTCCTCTTCCCAGAAGAGGACCAGCCCGGCGTCGACCTCATCCTTCCCGATTTCTCCTACCTCGACGATCGTCTCGATGACATCATCGGCCTCGTGCTGACCCACGGGCACGAGGACCACATCGGAGCCGTGCCTTACCTGCTGCGTCGCAAGGCCGATATCCCGATCCTCGGTTCGAAGCTGACGATCGCTCTCATCGAAGCCAAGCTCAAGGAACACCGGATCAAGCCGATCACGCGTGTGGTCAAGGAAGACGACCTCGATCAGCTCGGTCCCTTCGACCTCGAGTTCGTTGCCGTCAACCACTCGATTCCCGATGCTCTCGCGGTCTTCATCCGCACCGGGGCGGGCAACATCCTCCACACCGGCGACTTCAAGATGGACCAGCTTCCCCTCGACGGCCGGATCACGGACCTGCGCGCCTTCGCCCGCCTCGGCGAGGAAGGCGTCGACCTGTTCATGACGGACTCGACGAACGCCGAGGTCCCCGGGTTCACCGCCCTGGAGAAGGACATCGGACCGGTTCTCGAGAACCTCTTCGGTCACGCCGAGCGCCGCATCATCGTCGCCTCGTTCTCCTCGCACATCCACCGTGTCCAGCAGGTGCTCAACGCCGCCGACGCACACGGCCGCAAGGTCGCACTCGTCGGCCGGTCGATGGTGCGCAACATGAAGATCGCCGAGGATCTCGGGTACCTCAAGGTCCCGCGCGGTGCTCTCATCGACATCAAAGAGGTCGACAAGCTCCCCGACGACCAGGTCGTGCTCATGTGCACCGGTTCTCAGGGTGAGCCGATGGCTGCGCTCTCGCGCATGGCCAACCGCTCACACCGCGTCGAGGTGGGCGACGGCGACACCGTCATCCTCGCCTCCTCGCTCATCCCCGGCAACGAGAACTCCGTGTTCAAGGTCATCAACGGGCTGATGAAGCTGGGCGCCAACGTCATCTCCAAGGCAGACGCCAAGGTCCATGTGTCCGGACACGCCTCCGGCGGCGAACTGCTCTACTGCTACAACATCGTCAAGCCCCGCGGCGTCATGCCCGTCCACGGCGAATGGCGACACATGCTCGCCAACGCCAGACACGCCGAGGCGACCGGAGTGAATCCGGACAACATCGTCCTCGCCGACGACGGCTGGGTGGTCGACCTCAAGGACGGCCACGCCGAGGTTGTGGGTGCAGTGGACTGCAACTTCGTCTTCGTCGACGGCTCCTCGGTCGGCGAGATCACCGAAGCGGACCTCAAGGACCGTCTCGTGCTCTCCGGCGAAGGCTTCGTCACGATCTTCATGGCCGTCAACAGCCAGTCCAAGTCCCTCATCGCCGGACCTGAGATCCATGCCCGTGGTGTGGCCGAATCCGATTCCGTCTTCGACTCGATCATGCCGAAGGTCACGAAGGCCGTCGAGGATGCCCTCAAGGACGGCAACGCGGACCAGTATCAGCTGCAGCAGGTCGTGCGCCGCACTGTGGGGCGCTGGGCGTCCTCGAAGCTGCGTCGCAAGCCGATGATCGTCCCCATGGTCGTCATCGTCTGA
- the dapA gene encoding 4-hydroxy-tetrahydrodipicolinate synthase, translated as MAILGDSAAAAAIDAFGTVGTAMVTPFKDDGTIDYPAVEKVANHLVDLGNNMLVVSGTTGESPTTTDDEKIELLKVVRGAIGTRAKIIAGTGNNVTSHTIDLSKRSAAAGADGILIVTPYYSKPTQPAIAAHMRAAADSTDLPVMLYDIPGRSGVPIRTETLLGLADHPNILAVKDAKGDLFASAQVMNRSSLVYYSGEDSLNLPLLALGALGVVSVAGHVCTARFADMVQAVANNDLTTARAISLATGDMVDALMNHMPGVISAKAALQAQGVLDNRGTRMPLLPADDEQMALVTAQLTRSGYLSE; from the coding sequence ATGGCGATTCTCGGTGACAGCGCAGCAGCCGCTGCAATTGATGCGTTCGGTACTGTCGGCACGGCGATGGTGACGCCGTTCAAGGACGACGGAACCATTGATTATCCTGCCGTGGAGAAGGTGGCGAACCACCTCGTCGACCTGGGCAACAATATGCTCGTCGTGTCCGGGACCACCGGCGAATCACCGACGACGACCGACGATGAGAAGATCGAGCTGCTCAAGGTCGTCCGCGGTGCCATCGGCACTCGCGCGAAGATCATTGCAGGCACCGGCAACAACGTCACCTCACACACCATTGATCTGTCCAAGCGCTCGGCAGCCGCGGGTGCGGACGGCATCCTCATCGTCACGCCCTACTACTCGAAGCCGACACAGCCGGCCATCGCCGCCCACATGCGCGCGGCCGCAGACTCCACTGATCTTCCCGTCATGCTCTACGACATCCCGGGACGATCGGGCGTGCCCATCAGAACGGAGACCCTCCTCGGGTTGGCCGATCACCCCAACATCCTCGCGGTCAAAGACGCCAAGGGTGACCTCTTCGCCTCGGCGCAGGTGATGAACCGCAGCTCCCTCGTCTACTACTCGGGCGAGGACTCGCTCAACCTGCCGCTGCTGGCCCTCGGCGCCCTGGGCGTCGTGTCAGTGGCGGGCCATGTCTGCACAGCGCGGTTCGCGGACATGGTGCAAGCTGTGGCGAACAATGACCTCACCACCGCTCGCGCAATCTCCCTGGCAACCGGGGACATGGTCGACGCGCTCATGAATCACATGCCGGGAGTCATCTCGGCGAAGGCCGCATTGCAGGCCCAAGGAGTACTTGACAACCGCGGTACGCGAATGCCGCTGCTCCCAGCAGATGACGAGCAGATGGCCCTCGTGACCGCCCAATTGACCAGGAGTGGTTACCTCAGTGAATAA
- a CDS encoding TetR/AcrR family transcriptional regulator, which translates to MSPRPQYSAVEVAARRGIILESALDQIAKRGPEAVRMRDIAEAAGFSVGTVQYYFGSREDLLVRAFSAHTSSVVEAIAGLTQEQGTAWERLQSSLRAVPMIGDLQRRSQVWIELVAASSRNDYLAESVEAVFDTWSAHFRALIEIGIDDGSFLPHADVDLIVDTLIAAIDGFDLAAATGRSSTTSDRIAASLELTAGSLLGVADIAAGHAADIAAGKAEARFRSV; encoded by the coding sequence GTGAGCCCGCGTCCCCAGTATTCCGCGGTCGAGGTCGCGGCCAGGCGCGGGATCATCCTCGAATCCGCCCTTGACCAGATCGCGAAGCGCGGCCCGGAAGCAGTGCGGATGAGGGACATCGCCGAGGCGGCGGGATTCTCCGTGGGCACAGTGCAGTACTATTTCGGCTCGCGTGAGGATCTGCTCGTCCGCGCGTTCTCAGCCCACACCAGCTCGGTGGTCGAAGCTATCGCGGGTCTGACTCAGGAGCAGGGGACAGCGTGGGAGAGGCTGCAGTCAAGTCTGCGGGCCGTCCCGATGATCGGTGACCTGCAACGACGCTCACAGGTATGGATCGAACTCGTCGCCGCCTCGTCGCGCAATGACTATCTGGCGGAGTCGGTCGAGGCAGTCTTCGACACATGGAGCGCCCACTTCCGGGCGCTCATCGAGATCGGCATCGACGACGGTAGCTTCTTACCGCATGCCGATGTGGATCTCATCGTCGACACCCTCATCGCAGCGATCGACGGCTTCGACCTTGCGGCGGCCACCGGTCGCAGTTCCACCACGTCCGATCGGATCGCTGCCTCCCTTGAGCTCACCGCTGGGAGTCTGCTGGGTGTCGCTGACATCGCCGCAGGCCACGCCGCCGACATCGCCGCAGGCAAGGCAGAGGCCAGGTTCCGGTCCGTGTGA
- a CDS encoding NADH:flavin oxidoreductase — MSQLFPHLFEPITLGRRSIRNRIVSSGHDTVLDENGMIGDDLIAYHEARAEGGCGLIVLQVSGVHETARYTNHVLMATDDSSVPGYRAVAEAVHRHGATIFAQLFHPGREVMDGEAGMAPRAVAPSDEPQERFKVVPEALSTSMIKEIIAGYASAAKRIAGSGIDGVEIVASHGYLPIQFFNPRVNTRTDEYGGSPANRRRFLAEVVAGVRAAVGSDIVVGLRISGEEKTEDGLVATEVLDLIAALDEMKTGNSVEGTDGVDCLDYFSITAGDSSTLQGAVHIVPSMQIDPAYAASLSEQVKKITDRPVMVAGRINQPHEAEKAIAEGRTDMAIMTRAMICDPAIANKADRDAVDEIRACIGCNQACIGHFQMGVPISCIQYPESGRELTFLPRPRVRARRRVLVIGGGPAGLKAAAVAAEQGDDVVLCEREPHLGGAVLLAQELPYRSEFGGAATNLSAEARRAGVDLRTSTPVTQQVLDDVAPDHVIVATGAKQRMPHLEVDDEALVIGARDYLRTPPSLPAGRVLVSDWKGDWIGLGIALRLAEARVPVTLATAANFAGAAIQQYTRTLLMSQALRAGVDFVNDARLVGVDATTGYLQSTLCEIVHEVDGVAATIVSGAPQSVVPDLDFGSASVRTIGDAVAPRTVEEAVFEGLQAASSLAAVS; from the coding sequence ATGTCTCAACTGTTCCCCCACCTCTTCGAGCCCATCACACTGGGCCGGCGGTCCATTCGCAACCGCATCGTGTCCTCGGGCCACGACACCGTCCTCGACGAGAACGGGATGATCGGCGATGACCTCATCGCCTACCACGAGGCACGAGCCGAAGGCGGCTGCGGACTCATCGTCCTCCAGGTCTCCGGGGTCCACGAGACCGCCCGCTACACCAACCATGTGCTCATGGCCACCGATGATTCCTCGGTGCCCGGATACCGGGCCGTCGCCGAGGCGGTCCACCGTCACGGTGCCACCATCTTCGCCCAGCTCTTCCATCCCGGCCGTGAAGTCATGGACGGCGAGGCCGGCATGGCGCCGCGCGCCGTGGCTCCCAGCGACGAACCGCAGGAGAGGTTCAAGGTGGTCCCCGAGGCGCTGAGCACCTCCATGATCAAGGAGATCATCGCCGGGTATGCGAGCGCTGCGAAGCGCATCGCCGGCAGCGGCATCGACGGGGTCGAGATCGTGGCCAGCCACGGTTACCTGCCGATCCAGTTCTTCAACCCGCGAGTGAACACGCGCACCGACGAATACGGCGGCAGCCCGGCCAATCGTCGCCGCTTCCTCGCCGAGGTCGTCGCCGGGGTCCGTGCCGCAGTGGGCTCAGACATCGTGGTTGGCTTAAGGATCTCGGGGGAGGAGAAGACAGAGGACGGCCTGGTCGCCACCGAGGTTCTCGACCTCATCGCGGCCCTCGACGAGATGAAGACAGGCAATAGTGTCGAAGGCACAGACGGTGTGGACTGCCTCGACTACTTCTCGATCACGGCCGGAGACTCCTCGACTCTCCAGGGTGCGGTGCACATCGTCCCCTCGATGCAGATCGACCCGGCCTACGCGGCGAGCCTGTCCGAACAGGTCAAGAAGATCACCGACCGGCCGGTGATGGTCGCCGGACGGATCAACCAGCCCCACGAAGCGGAGAAAGCCATCGCCGAGGGCCGTACCGACATGGCGATCATGACTCGGGCGATGATCTGCGACCCAGCGATCGCCAACAAGGCAGACCGCGACGCCGTGGACGAGATCCGAGCCTGCATCGGCTGCAACCAGGCCTGCATCGGTCACTTCCAGATGGGTGTGCCCATCTCCTGCATCCAGTACCCCGAATCGGGCAGAGAGCTGACATTCCTGCCCCGGCCACGGGTGAGGGCCCGACGTCGTGTGCTCGTCATCGGGGGAGGGCCCGCCGGACTCAAGGCGGCAGCAGTGGCAGCCGAACAGGGTGATGACGTCGTACTCTGCGAACGCGAGCCCCACCTCGGCGGGGCCGTGCTGCTGGCACAGGAGCTGCCCTATCGATCTGAATTCGGGGGAGCGGCAACGAACCTCAGCGCCGAGGCCAGGCGCGCGGGAGTCGACCTCCGCACCTCGACTCCGGTGACCCAGCAGGTCCTTGACGATGTGGCACCCGATCACGTGATCGTCGCGACGGGTGCGAAGCAGCGCATGCCGCACCTCGAGGTCGACGATGAGGCACTCGTCATCGGTGCCCGCGACTATCTGCGCACCCCGCCGAGCCTGCCTGCCGGCCGTGTGCTTGTGAGCGACTGGAAAGGCGATTGGATCGGCCTGGGCATCGCTCTGCGCCTGGCCGAGGCTCGGGTGCCGGTGACCTTGGCGACCGCCGCGAACTTCGCCGGAGCCGCGATCCAGCAGTACACACGCACACTGCTCATGTCCCAGGCCCTGCGGGCAGGAGTCGACTTCGTCAACGATGCCCGCCTGGTCGGAGTCGACGCGACGACAGGCTACCTGCAGTCGACGCTGTGCGAGATCGTCCACGAGGTCGACGGTGTCGCCGCTACCATCGTCTCCGGTGCGCCGCAATCCGTGGTCCCCGATCTCGACTTCGGGTCCGCCAGTGTTCGCACCATCGGCGATGCCGTGGCACCGCGAACCGTGGAGGAAGCCGTCTTTGAGGGCCTGCAGGCCGCAAGCAGTCTGGCTGCAGTCTCTTGA